One stretch of Amycolatopsis sp. NBC_00345 DNA includes these proteins:
- a CDS encoding NIPSNAP family protein, whose product MITCVVDYVIDPAKIADFERFAAEWMRLVEREGGVHHGYFLPAEGASDEARALFSFESLAAYERYRTLFGVDPEFVAADQIREESGCVLRYRRTFMRPLLPDWQDGEAEPG is encoded by the coding sequence ATGATCACCTGCGTCGTCGACTACGTGATCGACCCGGCGAAGATCGCCGACTTCGAACGCTTCGCCGCCGAGTGGATGCGGCTGGTGGAACGCGAGGGCGGCGTCCACCACGGTTACTTCCTGCCCGCGGAGGGCGCCAGCGACGAGGCCCGCGCGTTGTTCAGCTTCGAGAGCCTCGCGGCCTACGAGCGTTACCGGACGCTGTTCGGCGTGGACCCGGAATTCGTTGCGGCCGACCAGATCCGTGAGGAGTCCGGCTGCGTGCTGCGCTACCGGCGCACGTTCATGCGGCCGCTCCTGCCGGACTGGCAAGACGGCGAGGCGGAACCGGGCTGA
- a CDS encoding NAD(P)/FAD-dependent oxidoreductase, whose amino-acid sequence MSTVGTGSETVLVVGGGQSGFQAVASLRDKGFAGRVVLVGDEPGVPYQRPPLSKAYLKGTAGDEALRLRPEDFFAEKDIQLVAGRVSSLDRGAAQAVLEDGSKLNYDHLVLATGARNRTLPVPGADLDGVLMLRTREDADRLRSELEGARDVVVIGGGFIGLEFASHAGRPVTVVEAQDRLLARVASPEVSEFFARLHRDAGHTVLLGTGVTALHGEGRVESVELSDGRRLPADLVVVAVGVVPETGLAAAAGLPVTNGVVVDEHLRTEDPKIFAIGDCANFPCVQAGSATRLESVQNAVDQARSVAASITGGSAPYDSLPWFWTDQTSAKLQIVGILVNADQTVVTGDITEGKFSVLSFRDGVLIAVESVNRPADHIAARRLFTAEQRPSYVDLKASAFDLKAHVKSRSAA is encoded by the coding sequence ATGAGCACCGTGGGTACCGGATCCGAGACCGTGCTGGTGGTCGGAGGCGGGCAGAGTGGCTTCCAGGCCGTGGCGTCCTTGCGTGACAAGGGGTTCGCCGGCCGCGTGGTCCTGGTCGGGGACGAGCCGGGGGTGCCGTACCAGCGACCTCCGTTGTCGAAGGCGTACCTGAAGGGCACGGCGGGCGACGAGGCGCTGCGGCTGCGGCCGGAGGACTTCTTCGCCGAGAAGGACATCCAGCTCGTGGCCGGCCGCGTGAGCTCGCTCGACCGGGGCGCGGCGCAGGCCGTGCTCGAAGACGGTTCGAAGCTCAACTACGACCACCTCGTGCTGGCCACCGGCGCGCGCAACCGGACGCTGCCCGTGCCCGGCGCGGACCTCGACGGCGTGCTCATGCTCCGCACCCGGGAAGACGCCGACCGGCTGCGCAGCGAGCTGGAGGGCGCCCGTGACGTCGTGGTCATCGGCGGCGGGTTCATCGGGCTGGAGTTCGCGTCGCACGCCGGGCGGCCGGTGACGGTCGTCGAGGCGCAGGACCGGCTGTTGGCGCGCGTGGCTTCGCCCGAGGTGTCGGAGTTCTTCGCCCGGCTGCACCGCGACGCCGGGCACACCGTGCTGCTCGGCACCGGCGTCACCGCGCTGCACGGCGAGGGCCGGGTCGAGTCGGTGGAGCTGTCCGACGGCCGGCGGCTGCCCGCCGACCTGGTGGTGGTCGCCGTGGGCGTGGTGCCGGAGACCGGGCTGGCCGCGGCCGCCGGGCTGCCCGTGACCAACGGCGTGGTCGTCGACGAGCACCTGCGCACCGAGGACCCGAAGATCTTCGCGATCGGCGACTGCGCCAACTTCCCGTGTGTGCAGGCCGGCTCCGCGACCCGGCTGGAGTCCGTGCAGAACGCCGTGGACCAGGCCCGTTCCGTCGCCGCTTCGATCACCGGCGGTTCCGCGCCGTACGACAGCCTGCCGTGGTTCTGGACCGACCAGACCTCCGCGAAGCTGCAGATCGTCGGCATCCTGGTGAACGCCGACCAGACCGTGGTCACCGGCGACATCACCGAGGGCAAGTTCTCCGTGCTGTCGTTCCGCGACGGCGTGCTCATCGCGGTCGAGTCGGTGAACCGGCCCGCCGACCACATCGCCGCCCGGCGGCTGTTCACCGCCGAGCAGCGTCCGTCCTATGTGGATCTGAAGGCCAGCGCGTTCGACCTGAAAGCCCATGTGAAGTCGCGCTCCGCGGCTTGA
- a CDS encoding 4-hydroxybenzoate 3-monooxygenase has product MRTQVAVIGAGPAGLLLSYLLHQAGVDAVVLEARDREYVRQRVRAGVCEQPTVELLTEIGLGDRLAREGLPHEGFSLRFDGADHRIALTELTGRAITVYGQQEIVKDLVDAHEERGLPLHFEVSDVSLSDVDTERPVVRYRDASGSLQTLECMAIAGCDGFHGVARPSIPDGVLSFFEREYPFAWLGVLAKTPPSHEELIYTHHERGFALHSMRSPEITRLYLQVDPAEDLAAWSDDRIWSELAERLAVDGEFTLREGPILDKGITPMRSFVAEPMRHGRLFLAGDAAHIVPPTGAKGMNLAVADVRVLSRALVALSKGDASLTESYSDTCLRRVWRAEHFSWFMTTMLHTDPHADPFARRLQLSQLRYTATSRAAATSLAENYVGLPFA; this is encoded by the coding sequence TTGCGCACCCAGGTCGCCGTGATCGGCGCCGGCCCCGCCGGACTGCTGCTGTCCTACCTGCTCCACCAGGCCGGGGTCGACGCAGTGGTGCTGGAGGCCCGCGACCGCGAGTACGTGCGGCAGCGGGTGCGCGCGGGGGTGTGCGAGCAGCCGACGGTGGAGCTGCTCACCGAGATCGGGCTCGGCGACCGGCTGGCGCGGGAGGGCCTGCCGCACGAAGGTTTTTCCCTGCGCTTCGACGGCGCCGACCACCGCATCGCGCTGACCGAGCTGACCGGCCGGGCGATCACGGTGTACGGCCAGCAGGAGATCGTCAAGGACCTCGTGGACGCACACGAGGAGCGCGGGCTGCCCCTGCACTTCGAGGTATCCGACGTCTCGCTGTCTGATGTGGACACGGAACGGCCGGTGGTTCGCTACCGTGACGCGTCGGGCTCACTGCAAACCCTGGAGTGTATGGCGATCGCGGGCTGCGACGGGTTCCACGGCGTCGCTCGTCCGTCCATTCCGGACGGTGTGCTGAGCTTCTTCGAGCGTGAGTACCCCTTCGCGTGGCTCGGCGTGCTGGCGAAGACGCCGCCCTCGCACGAGGAGCTGATCTACACCCACCACGAGCGCGGGTTCGCGCTGCACAGCATGCGTTCGCCGGAGATCACGCGGCTGTACCTGCAGGTGGACCCGGCCGAGGACCTGGCCGCCTGGTCCGACGACCGGATCTGGTCCGAGCTGGCCGAGCGCCTCGCCGTCGACGGCGAGTTCACCCTGCGCGAAGGCCCGATCCTGGACAAGGGCATCACGCCGATGCGCAGCTTCGTCGCCGAGCCGATGCGCCACGGCCGGCTGTTCCTCGCGGGCGACGCCGCGCACATCGTGCCGCCGACCGGCGCCAAGGGCATGAACCTCGCGGTGGCCGACGTCCGGGTGCTCTCCCGCGCGCTTGTCGCGCTGTCCAAGGGAGACGCCTCGCTCACGGAGTCCTATTCGGACACTTGCCTGCGTCGCGTGTGGCGGGCGGAGCACTTCTCCTGGTTCATGACCACGATGCTGCACACCGACCCGCACGCGGACCCCTTCGCCCGCCGGCTGCAGCTCTCGCAGCTGCGCTACACCGCCACGTCGAGGGCGGCGGCGACCAGCTTGGCCGAGAACTACGTCGGGCTTCCGTTCGCCTAG
- a CDS encoding 5-methyltetrahydropteroyltriglutamate--homocysteine S-methyltransferase — protein MTPRPPFRADHVGSLLRPAVLREARRRRNDGEITAEQLGAVEDDTIRDVVKMQRAAGLPSATDGEFRRSSWHMDFIYALGGVSRSDERLHVKFHNLAGDLEFSPPGLQVDGKVRLDEPVFARHFEFLKAHVDAGVTPKLTIPSPSMVYYRGGRAAVSDTVYPDLEDFFTDLSSAYAAQLTAMGELGCTYLQLDDTSLAYLNDPAQRELVARMGGDPDTQHLRNINQINAALAGKPDGMTVTTHLCRGNFRSSWAAEGSYEFVAEALFGELGVDGFFLEFDDERSGGFEPLRFVPRDKRVVLGLVTTKRPELEDPDALVRRIEEASRFVDVDQLCLSPQCGFSSTEEGNELTVDDQLRKLELVVSTAERVWGRE, from the coding sequence ATGACCCCACGTCCCCCGTTCCGCGCCGACCACGTCGGGAGCCTGCTGCGACCAGCTGTCCTGCGCGAGGCGCGGCGACGGCGTAACGACGGCGAGATCACCGCCGAACAACTCGGCGCGGTCGAGGACGACACGATCCGCGACGTGGTGAAGATGCAGCGGGCCGCGGGCCTGCCCTCGGCCACGGACGGCGAGTTCCGGCGGTCCTCGTGGCACATGGACTTCATCTACGCGCTCGGCGGCGTCTCGCGCAGTGACGAGCGGCTGCACGTGAAATTCCACAACCTCGCCGGGGACCTCGAGTTCAGCCCGCCGGGGCTCCAAGTGGACGGGAAGGTGCGCCTCGACGAGCCGGTTTTCGCCCGGCACTTCGAGTTCCTGAAGGCGCACGTCGACGCGGGCGTGACGCCGAAGCTGACGATCCCGTCGCCGAGCATGGTCTATTACCGCGGCGGCCGGGCGGCGGTGAGCGACACCGTGTACCCGGATCTGGAGGACTTCTTCACCGACCTCAGCTCGGCGTACGCGGCGCAGCTGACGGCGATGGGCGAACTCGGCTGCACGTACCTGCAGCTCGACGACACCAGCCTCGCTTACCTGAACGACCCGGCGCAGCGCGAGCTCGTCGCCCGCATGGGCGGTGACCCGGACACCCAGCACCTGCGCAACATCAACCAGATCAACGCCGCGCTCGCCGGGAAGCCCGACGGCATGACCGTCACGACCCACCTGTGCCGCGGCAACTTCCGCTCCTCGTGGGCGGCCGAAGGCAGTTACGAGTTCGTCGCCGAGGCGTTGTTCGGCGAGCTGGGCGTGGACGGCTTCTTCCTGGAGTTCGACGACGAGCGCTCCGGCGGCTTCGAGCCGTTGCGCTTCGTGCCGCGTGACAAGCGCGTGGTGCTCGGCCTGGTCACCACGAAGCGGCCCGAGCTGGAGGACCCGGACGCGCTGGTGCGGCGGATCGAGGAGGCCTCGCGGTTCGTCGACGTCGACCAGCTCTGCCTGTCCCCGCAGTGCGGTTTCTCCTCGACGGAGGAGGGCAACGAGCTGACCGTGGACGACCAGCTGCGGAAGCTGGAGCTGGTCGTCTCGACGGCCGAGCGGGTGTGGGGCCGCGAATGA
- a CDS encoding Clp protease N-terminal domain-containing protein: MTYPVKLDDLITAIKSNQDHDALGQLSDAVYLGEHLGELADHLIGHFVDQARRSGASWTEIGASMGVSKQAVQKRFVPKVDPGGDPGGMIQRLYGRYTDRARHVIVAAQQAAIQAKSPGIDTAHLVLGLLSEPAALAAGVIVFQGVSLDAVREAAEARLPEPVDDAPDPMPFTAAGKKALELTLREGLRLGHNYIGTEHILLALLEQGEGAGYEVLSGLGVTKEPAEAKIKEALAEIVAARQL; this comes from the coding sequence ATGACCTACCCGGTGAAGCTCGACGACCTCATCACCGCCATCAAGTCCAACCAGGACCACGACGCGCTCGGGCAGCTGTCCGACGCCGTTTACCTCGGCGAGCACCTCGGTGAACTCGCCGATCACCTGATCGGCCACTTCGTCGACCAGGCCCGCCGGTCCGGCGCGTCCTGGACCGAAATCGGCGCCAGCATGGGCGTTTCCAAACAAGCGGTGCAGAAGCGGTTCGTGCCGAAGGTCGATCCCGGCGGCGATCCAGGGGGGATGATCCAACGGCTCTACGGCCGCTACACCGACCGCGCGCGGCACGTGATCGTCGCGGCCCAGCAGGCGGCGATCCAGGCCAAGAGCCCCGGCATCGACACCGCGCACCTGGTGCTGGGCCTGCTTTCCGAGCCGGCCGCGCTGGCGGCGGGGGTGATCGTGTTCCAGGGCGTCTCGCTCGACGCCGTCCGCGAGGCGGCCGAGGCCCGGCTGCCCGAGCCGGTGGACGACGCGCCGGACCCGATGCCGTTCACCGCGGCGGGGAAGAAGGCGCTGGAGCTGACCCTGCGGGAAGGACTGCGCCTCGGGCACAACTACATCGGCACCGAGCACATCCTCCTGGCCCTGCTGGAACAGGGCGAGGGCGCGGGTTACGAGGTGCTCTCCGGCCTCGGCGTCACGAAGGAGCCGGCGGAGGCGAAGATCAAGGAAGCTCTCGCCGAGATCGTGGCCGCCCGGCAGCTGTAA
- a CDS encoding IclR family transcriptional regulator, producing MRHNARRPPSVAGRVLDVLGAFTSERPVLTLSELSRRTGLPLSTTHRLAAELVGRGALQRDGDGKFRVGLWLWEVASLAPHGAQLRESAMPFLEDLYEATHQNVQLAVLDGAEVVYIERLSGRHAVNVISRVGGRLPVHATAVGLVLLAHAPADVQEQILARPLKRFTDRTITSSERLRRVLADVRREGYAVSDGQIELIALSVGAPVHGPDDTVVAAVSVVVPAEGTDPRTLVPAVRAAARGISRVLGAPRALRLSEDAHRETHEGFH from the coding sequence ATGCGGCACAACGCGCGGCGGCCGCCGTCGGTGGCGGGGCGGGTGCTGGACGTGCTGGGCGCGTTCACCTCCGAGCGCCCCGTGCTCACGCTGTCCGAGCTGAGCCGGCGCACCGGGCTGCCGCTGTCGACCACGCACCGGCTCGCGGCGGAGCTGGTGGGCCGCGGGGCGCTGCAGCGGGACGGCGACGGGAAGTTCCGCGTCGGGCTTTGGCTGTGGGAAGTGGCCTCCCTCGCGCCGCATGGGGCGCAGCTGCGGGAGAGCGCGATGCCGTTCCTGGAGGACCTCTACGAGGCCACGCACCAGAACGTGCAGCTGGCCGTGCTCGACGGCGCCGAGGTCGTGTACATCGAACGCCTCTCCGGCCGGCACGCGGTGAACGTGATCTCCCGCGTCGGCGGCCGGCTGCCGGTCCACGCGACGGCGGTGGGGCTGGTGCTGCTGGCCCACGCGCCCGCCGACGTCCAGGAACAGATCCTCGCCCGCCCGCTCAAACGGTTCACGGACCGGACCATCACCTCGTCCGAACGGCTTCGCCGTGTGCTCGCCGACGTGCGCCGCGAGGGTTACGCGGTCAGCGACGGCCAGATCGAGCTGATCGCGCTGTCGGTCGGCGCCCCGGTGCACGGACCGGACGACACCGTCGTCGCCGCGGTCTCCGTGGTCGTGCCGGCGGAGGGGACGGACCCTCGCACGCTGGTCCCCGCCGTGCGGGCCGCGGCGCGCGGGATCTCGCGGGTGCTGGGCGCCCCGCGCGCACTGCGGCTTTCCGAAGACGCCCATCGCGAGACTCATGAAGGCTTCCACTGA
- the gndA gene encoding NADP-dependent phosphogluconate dehydrogenase: protein MSKKASIGVTGLAVMGRNLARNLARHGHTVALHNRSEERTRSLVEQFGDEGDFIPAYSAQQFVDALERPRQIVIMVKAGGPTDAVIEEFAPLLEPGDVIVDAGNAHFADTRRREQALRERGLHFVGTGVSGGEEGALNGPSIMPGGSKESYESLGPLFEDISAKVDGEPCCTHIGADGAGHFVKMVHNGIEYADMQLIAESFDLLRGAAGYGPAEIADVFKTWNTGRLDSYLIEITADVLKHVDSATGKPFVDVVEDAAEQKGTGRWTVQIGLDLGVPISGIAEAVFARSLSGSKPLRSAARGLGGPSRTPLTGAALETFADDVEQALYASKVVAYAQGFNQIQAGASEYGWDIDLGRVASIWRGGCIIRAKFLNDITAAYADEPGLPTLLTSGGFRKAVEDAQDSWRSVISTAVQLGIPTPGFSTALAYYDGLRADRLPAALVQGQRDYFGAHTYRRVDREGSFHTAWATEDRTESPA from the coding sequence ATGAGCAAGAAGGCGAGCATCGGGGTCACCGGCCTGGCGGTCATGGGCCGCAACCTGGCCAGGAACCTCGCCCGGCACGGGCACACGGTCGCCCTGCACAACCGCTCGGAGGAGCGCACCCGCTCGCTCGTGGAGCAGTTCGGCGACGAGGGCGACTTCATCCCCGCGTACTCCGCGCAGCAGTTCGTCGACGCACTCGAACGGCCGCGGCAGATCGTGATCATGGTCAAGGCGGGCGGGCCCACCGACGCCGTCATCGAGGAGTTCGCGCCGCTGCTGGAGCCGGGCGACGTGATCGTCGACGCCGGCAACGCGCACTTCGCCGACACCCGCCGCCGCGAGCAGGCGCTGCGCGAGCGCGGGCTGCACTTCGTCGGCACCGGCGTCTCCGGCGGCGAGGAGGGCGCGCTCAACGGCCCGAGCATCATGCCCGGCGGCTCCAAGGAGTCGTACGAGTCGCTCGGCCCGCTGTTCGAGGACATCTCCGCGAAGGTCGACGGCGAGCCCTGCTGCACCCACATCGGCGCCGACGGCGCGGGCCACTTCGTGAAGATGGTGCACAACGGCATCGAGTACGCCGACATGCAGCTGATCGCCGAGTCGTTCGACCTGCTGCGCGGCGCCGCGGGCTACGGGCCGGCCGAGATCGCCGACGTGTTCAAGACCTGGAACACCGGCCGGCTCGACTCCTACCTGATCGAGATCACCGCGGACGTGCTCAAGCACGTGGACAGCGCCACCGGCAAGCCGTTCGTCGACGTCGTCGAGGACGCCGCCGAGCAGAAGGGCACCGGCCGCTGGACCGTCCAGATCGGACTCGACCTCGGGGTGCCGATCAGCGGGATCGCCGAAGCCGTGTTCGCCCGCTCGCTCTCGGGCTCGAAGCCGCTGCGCTCGGCGGCCCGTGGTCTCGGCGGGCCTTCGCGTACGCCGCTGACCGGCGCCGCGCTGGAGACTTTCGCGGACGACGTCGAGCAGGCGCTGTACGCGTCCAAGGTCGTCGCGTACGCCCAGGGCTTCAACCAGATCCAGGCCGGCGCGAGCGAGTACGGCTGGGACATCGACCTCGGCCGCGTCGCCTCCATCTGGCGTGGCGGCTGCATCATCCGGGCGAAGTTCCTCAACGACATCACCGCGGCCTACGCCGACGAGCCGGGCCTGCCGACCCTGCTCACCTCCGGCGGCTTCCGCAAGGCCGTCGAGGACGCCCAGGACTCCTGGCGCTCGGTCATCTCCACCGCCGTCCAGCTCGGCATCCCGACGCCGGGCTTCTCCACCGCACTGGCCTACTACGACGGCCTGCGCGCCGACCGCCTGCCGGCCGCGCTGGTCCAGGGCCAGCGTGACTACTTCGGCGCGCACACCTACCGCCGGGTGGACCGCGAAGGCTCGTTCCACACGGCCTGGGCCACCGAGGACCGGACCGAGTCCCCGGCCTGA